From the Leptospira sp. WS60.C2 genome, one window contains:
- a CDS encoding NADH-quinone oxidoreductase subunit A, with the protein MGSAPDSFAPILLQLLLGVGFSALILTLAFLVNPKKKSKPQDTFECGVTYYGDARGLFNIKFYLVAVLFILFDIEAVFLYPWAVNLIGFKEAGLGTFFLFEMFFFLLILVVGLYYIWKKGALEWD; encoded by the coding sequence ATGGGATCCGCACCGGATAGTTTTGCACCAATCCTCTTACAACTTTTGCTCGGAGTCGGTTTCTCCGCTCTGATCTTAACTTTAGCCTTTCTCGTTAACCCGAAGAAAAAATCCAAACCCCAAGACACTTTCGAATGTGGTGTCACCTATTATGGGGATGCCCGAGGTTTGTTTAACATCAAGTTTTACCTTGTGGCAGTACTTTTCATTCTCTTCGATATCGAGGCAGTGTTTTTGTATCCATGGGCCGTCAACTTGATTGGCTTTAAGGAAGCGGGACTCGGAACCTTCTTTCTTTTCGAAATGTTTTTCTTTTTACTCATCCTCGTCGTAGGTCTATACTATATCTGGAAAAAAGGAGCACTGGAATGGGATTAA
- the cimA gene encoding (R)-citramalate synthase CimA translates to MTDSNSKIEILDVTLRDGEQTNGVSFSWQQKLNITKHLLKDLKTDRVEIASARVSPGEFEAVQKIIDWAKTEGLSDRIEILGFVDFDKTVEWMKGTGVKVLNLLTKGSLNHLTNQLRKTPEEHFKDIATTVDFATKAGITVNVYLEDWSNGYLHSRDYVITYLKEVSKLPIRRFYLADTLGVLSPEEVRTAVTDLVSLFPHLWFEFHGHNDYDLAVANCLEAVKAGVRGLHVAVNGLGERAGNSPLEAVVTALHDKTKFRTSVIEKEITNASRLVEVFSGKRISDNRPIVGEDVFTQTAGVHADGDKKGNLYANPILPERFGRSRVYALGKLAGKASITENLKQLGMVLSPEIERKVLERVIELGDQNKTVTKEDLPYIISDITGENLESSFRIEFCTVTSGIGVKPAADVKVKFQGTLYEAKGEGDGGYDAFMNALGKILSKLEIQIPKLFDYEVRIPPGGNTNALVETVITWKKDGDPHPIRTIGIDSDQQVAAVKATERMLHIILGNI, encoded by the coding sequence ATGACAGACTCAAATTCCAAAATCGAAATTTTAGACGTAACTTTACGTGACGGTGAACAAACCAATGGTGTGTCTTTTTCTTGGCAACAAAAGCTAAATATCACCAAACACCTGTTAAAAGACTTAAAAACGGATCGAGTGGAAATTGCCAGTGCCAGAGTGTCTCCTGGTGAATTTGAAGCCGTCCAAAAAATCATCGATTGGGCAAAAACGGAAGGGCTTTCTGATCGAATTGAAATCTTAGGTTTTGTTGATTTTGACAAAACAGTGGAATGGATGAAGGGAACAGGTGTTAAAGTTCTCAATCTTTTGACAAAAGGATCATTAAACCACCTAACCAATCAGTTACGAAAAACGCCAGAGGAACATTTTAAAGACATCGCCACCACAGTGGACTTTGCAACCAAAGCGGGAATTACTGTGAATGTTTATTTGGAAGACTGGTCCAATGGTTACTTACATTCCAGGGACTATGTCATCACATATTTAAAAGAAGTTTCCAAGTTACCAATCCGTCGATTTTATCTAGCAGACACCTTAGGTGTGTTATCTCCTGAAGAGGTGAGAACGGCAGTGACCGATTTAGTTTCTTTGTTTCCGCATTTATGGTTTGAATTTCATGGTCATAACGATTACGACCTTGCTGTTGCCAATTGTTTGGAAGCGGTGAAAGCGGGTGTGAGGGGACTTCATGTCGCTGTCAATGGCCTTGGGGAAAGAGCAGGAAATTCTCCATTAGAAGCGGTGGTCACAGCCCTTCATGACAAAACAAAGTTTAGAACTTCTGTTATAGAAAAAGAAATCACCAATGCCTCAAGACTTGTAGAAGTGTTCTCGGGAAAACGAATCTCAGACAATCGGCCTATCGTAGGAGAAGATGTTTTCACACAAACCGCAGGGGTTCATGCAGACGGTGACAAAAAAGGAAATTTGTATGCCAATCCGATCCTACCAGAGAGATTTGGAAGGAGTCGTGTTTACGCATTAGGTAAGTTAGCTGGTAAAGCTAGTATCACGGAAAATTTAAAACAATTAGGAATGGTTCTTTCTCCTGAAATTGAAAGAAAAGTATTGGAACGAGTGATTGAACTCGGTGACCAAAACAAAACCGTCACCAAAGAAGATTTGCCATACATCATCTCCGATATCACAGGGGAAAATTTAGAATCAAGTTTTCGTATCGAATTTTGCACGGTCACAAGTGGGATCGGTGTAAAACCCGCAGCCGATGTCAAAGTCAAATTCCAAGGAACACTTTACGAAGCAAAAGGGGAAGGGGACGGAGGTTACGATGCCTTTATGAACGCCCTGGGAAAGATACTTTCCAAACTAGAGATCCAAATTCCAAAACTTTTCGACTATGAAGTAAGAATCCCTCCTGGTGGGAATACCAATGCCCTTGTGGAAACTGTCATCACTTGGAAAAAAGATGGCGACCCTCATCCGATACGCACCATTGGGATCGACTCAGACCAACAAGTAGCCGCAGTGAAGGCCACGGAACGTATGTTACACATTATCCTTGGAAATATATGA
- the ispG gene encoding (E)-4-hydroxy-3-methylbut-2-enyl-diphosphate synthase: MSTKYNESPFFYRRRPTREVKVGDVGIGGKNPIRVQSMITSNTRDTDASIKQIMDLENAGSEIVRLTVPSQADADNLPNIRKRMKELGLKVPLVADIHFTPQVALKCVEWVEKVRINPGNFADKKKFEIIEYTDKDYNEELERIEEVFTPLVLRAKELGVAMRIGTNHGSLSDRIMNRFGDTPLGMVESALEFIRIAEKNSYRDIVVSMKASNPQVMIQAYRMLVARFYELGMDYPLHLGVTEAGDGKDGRIKSAIGIGSLLEDGLGDTIRVSLTEDAIYEIPVAKELVRKYNDLFFASLSAKENEHPKQRDTIYTEFRDPYQYSRFYSKELTIGQTKIGDTNPVRIETCFPFFGEGTAEEVLHLIQRGNKSGRVPELLHFAIDSELDLLSLGTMVRRGSFPLPVSVSLSEDLLYQYDALAEELYKFQKWVITPTIFLKESEESWEDLLEFVSRFAKDKRSVEWSFEASQLEQVKTVLKECKKRKIENILFSVKDGDLLSVRKLACLLQESDYPIVIPVSANDKDQLLYHASIEAGGSLLDGIGDVIRLSYGDGEAEECLHMCFDILQATRLRLTKTEYISCPSCGRTMFDLQSTTAKIKEKTGHLKGVKIAVMGCIVNGPGEMADADFGYVGAGVGKVHLYKGKEIVKKGVSETEAADLLIELIRENGMWNDPE; the protein is encoded by the coding sequence ATGAGCACCAAATATAACGAATCGCCATTTTTCTACAGAAGACGACCCACACGAGAAGTAAAAGTGGGAGACGTGGGAATCGGTGGGAAAAACCCAATCCGGGTCCAATCCATGATCACATCTAACACGAGAGATACGGACGCAAGCATCAAACAAATTATGGATTTGGAAAATGCTGGATCTGAGATTGTTCGCCTAACAGTACCAAGTCAAGCTGATGCAGATAATTTACCCAATATCCGAAAACGGATGAAAGAACTGGGACTCAAGGTCCCTCTTGTGGCAGACATTCACTTTACCCCACAAGTCGCCTTAAAATGTGTGGAATGGGTGGAAAAGGTGCGTATCAACCCAGGCAACTTTGCAGACAAAAAAAAATTTGAAATCATCGAATACACGGACAAAGATTATAACGAAGAACTAGAACGAATCGAAGAAGTATTCACTCCTTTGGTTCTGAGAGCCAAAGAACTGGGAGTAGCCATGAGAATTGGAACAAACCATGGTAGTTTGTCCGATCGTATCATGAACCGTTTTGGAGACACACCCCTTGGGATGGTGGAGTCAGCCTTAGAATTCATTCGTATCGCTGAAAAAAATTCCTATCGGGACATTGTTGTGTCCATGAAAGCATCCAACCCACAAGTGATGATACAAGCCTATCGTATGTTAGTTGCTAGATTTTATGAACTGGGTATGGACTACCCACTCCACCTAGGTGTAACAGAAGCTGGAGATGGAAAAGATGGAAGGATCAAATCGGCAATTGGAATTGGAAGTTTACTTGAAGATGGACTTGGGGACACCATTCGTGTTTCTTTGACAGAAGATGCGATCTATGAAATTCCCGTTGCCAAAGAACTTGTACGCAAATACAATGATCTCTTTTTCGCATCGTTATCCGCAAAAGAAAACGAACACCCAAAACAAAGAGACACCATCTATACTGAATTTAGAGATCCCTATCAATACTCTCGTTTTTATTCAAAAGAATTAACAATCGGCCAAACCAAAATTGGAGATACCAATCCCGTACGCATTGAAACTTGTTTTCCCTTTTTTGGTGAAGGAACAGCAGAAGAAGTGTTACACCTCATCCAAAGAGGAAATAAGTCGGGAAGAGTACCGGAACTTTTGCATTTTGCGATCGATTCTGAGCTAGACCTATTATCCCTTGGAACGATGGTAAGGCGAGGGTCCTTTCCTCTGCCAGTTTCCGTTTCACTCTCAGAAGACCTGCTATACCAATATGATGCCCTTGCTGAAGAACTATACAAGTTTCAGAAATGGGTGATCACCCCAACTATTTTCCTAAAAGAGTCGGAAGAATCCTGGGAAGATCTTCTAGAATTTGTGTCACGTTTTGCCAAAGACAAACGTTCAGTGGAATGGTCATTTGAAGCGTCACAACTCGAACAAGTGAAAACAGTTCTCAAAGAATGTAAAAAAAGAAAAATCGAAAACATTCTTTTTTCTGTGAAAGATGGTGATCTTCTCTCTGTTCGAAAGCTTGCTTGTCTTTTACAAGAATCAGACTATCCGATCGTAATTCCTGTGTCTGCCAATGACAAAGACCAATTGTTATACCATGCCTCCATAGAAGCGGGGGGAAGTTTATTGGATGGGATTGGGGATGTCATCAGGCTTTCCTATGGAGATGGGGAAGCAGAAGAATGTTTGCACATGTGCTTTGATATCTTACAAGCCACTCGCCTTCGCCTAACAAAAACAGAATATATATCCTGTCCTTCCTGCGGACGAACCATGTTTGATTTACAATCCACAACCGCAAAGATCAAAGAAAAAACAGGTCACTTAAAAGGAGTCAAAATTGCCGTGATGGGTTGTATTGTGAACGGGCCAGGCGAAATGGCTGATGCCGATTTTGGATATGTAGGGGCAGGAGTTGGTAAGGTTCACCTCTACAAAGGAAAGGAAATTGTCAAAAAAGGAGTATCCGAAACAGAAGCGGCAGACCTCCTCATCGAACTCATTCGTGAAAACGGGATGTGGAACGATCCAGAATAA
- a CDS encoding response regulator: MNAIEVKNEKNAILCVDDEPILLLSLVQELKREIGGSYTYETAQNPEEAMEVIDELCESGVQVILILSDWLMPGMRGDEFLIKVHQKYPHIKSILISGHADRDAINRVKEEAKTYAIFSKPWNTKELLDAVRFCCNLT; this comes from the coding sequence TTGAATGCAATAGAAGTCAAAAACGAGAAAAATGCCATTCTCTGTGTGGACGACGAACCAATTTTACTTCTTTCCCTCGTGCAAGAACTCAAACGGGAAATCGGTGGGAGTTATACGTACGAAACGGCCCAAAACCCAGAAGAAGCCATGGAAGTCATTGATGAACTCTGTGAATCTGGGGTGCAAGTGATCCTCATTTTATCGGATTGGCTCATGCCTGGAATGCGTGGAGATGAATTTCTCATCAAAGTCCACCAAAAATACCCGCATATCAAATCCATTTTGATTTCAGGCCACGCTGATAGGGATGCCATCAATCGCGTCAAAGAAGAAGCGAAAACCTACGCGATTTTTTCCAAACCTTGGAACACCAAGGAACTTTTAGATGCAGTTCGTTTCTGTTGCAATTTGACCTGA
- the mutY gene encoding A/G-specific adenine glycosylase, giving the protein MNPQKKLLDWYLLHKRDLPFRKKKQAYPIWISEVMLQQTRVAAMLPLFENFLKRFPNPESLAKATEEEVLSYWKGLGYYSRARNIRKAAITLVQQYNGSFPKDLNSVLKLPGIGNYTARAILSIAYDLPFAVLDGNVKRVLSRYIGYTKNILGPKADVELQEKADEFLNQSYPGDHNQAMMELGATICLPESPKCLLCPLMEGCFARIHGKTNEIPLRQKEKKQILLKGDIWAIEKGNEYLLIKERTNRFLKGMFHLPYGFMGDLPDPVYSPSPFLEYLRSHWKEVSHIGSFQHTITHHKLDFSIFHIAITDPKELKTILERMELDFKWVKRDDLEAEFPSSLAKKVRTRLSS; this is encoded by the coding sequence TTGAATCCACAAAAGAAATTACTCGATTGGTATCTCTTACACAAACGGGACCTACCATTTCGTAAAAAAAAACAAGCCTATCCCATTTGGATTTCTGAGGTGATGTTGCAACAAACTAGAGTTGCTGCAATGTTACCTTTATTTGAAAACTTTCTCAAACGGTTCCCCAATCCAGAATCTCTTGCCAAAGCCACGGAAGAGGAAGTGCTTTCTTATTGGAAAGGGCTTGGCTACTACAGTCGTGCAAGAAACATCCGAAAAGCCGCCATTACATTGGTGCAACAGTACAACGGTTCCTTCCCCAAAGATTTAAATTCAGTTTTAAAGCTTCCTGGGATTGGGAACTATACCGCTCGAGCGATTTTATCCATCGCCTATGACCTTCCCTTTGCCGTACTTGATGGGAATGTAAAACGAGTTCTATCGCGTTATATCGGTTATACGAAAAATATTTTAGGTCCGAAAGCAGATGTTGAACTCCAAGAAAAAGCCGATGAGTTTTTAAACCAATCCTATCCAGGAGACCACAACCAAGCCATGATGGAACTGGGAGCTACCATTTGCCTTCCTGAATCCCCCAAGTGTTTGCTTTGTCCTCTTATGGAAGGTTGTTTTGCCAGAATCCACGGAAAGACAAATGAGATTCCTCTTCGTCAAAAAGAGAAAAAGCAGATTCTTTTGAAAGGAGACATTTGGGCCATAGAAAAGGGAAACGAGTATCTTCTGATCAAAGAACGAACCAATCGGTTTTTGAAAGGGATGTTCCATTTGCCGTATGGTTTTATGGGAGATCTACCAGATCCTGTTTATTCACCCTCTCCTTTTTTGGAATATTTGCGATCCCATTGGAAAGAAGTTTCCCATATCGGGTCCTTCCAACATACGATCACGCATCATAAATTGGATTTTTCGATTTTCCATATTGCCATTACGGATCCAAAGGAATTAAAAACGATCTTGGAACGAATGGAATTGGATTTTAAATGGGTCAAGCGAGATGACTTGGAAGCGGAGTTTCCGTCCTCACTTGCGAAAAAAGTGAGAACTCGACTTTCTTCCTAA
- a CDS encoding DUF1499 domain-containing protein — protein MKKEQILTVLALSLALVALIDCTGTRPNNLGIRSGKLVDCPSTPNCIRSFSDVSDKEHFRQAEPYKKPTPEAMAVLKQRIAEYPRTKIIKEENNYLYVEFTTLIMRYVDDVEFYFDEKTKLLHFRSASRLGKSDLGLNRKRIETLLKDIEI, from the coding sequence ATGAAAAAAGAACAAATATTGACTGTGTTAGCACTATCTCTTGCCCTTGTTGCACTCATCGACTGCACAGGAACAAGGCCAAATAATTTAGGGATTCGATCAGGGAAACTCGTGGATTGCCCGAGTACTCCCAATTGTATCAGGAGTTTTTCTGATGTTTCCGATAAAGAACATTTCAGACAAGCAGAACCTTACAAAAAGCCAACACCTGAAGCAATGGCAGTTTTAAAACAAAGGATCGCTGAATACCCCCGTACAAAAATCATCAAAGAAGAAAACAATTATCTTTATGTAGAGTTCACAACACTCATTATGCGTTATGTGGATGATGTGGAATTCTATTTTGATGAAAAAACAAAATTATTACACTTTCGATCAGCATCAAGACTGGGAAAATCAGACTTAGGTCTTAACCGCAAACGTATCGAAACGTTACTGAAAGACATTGAAATCTAA
- a CDS encoding replication-associated recombination protein A has product MDSLFSHSKQVPLAHLVRPKDWSEFVGQAKVVSALRSITKPTSILFYGPPGTGKTTLAYLLAESWKLEKRYLSCVTSGVKEVREVLEEGKRLGTIVLFLDEIHRFSSSQQDALLSAVEEGEIILIAATTENPSFRVNKALLSRMLVYRLTTLTEEEENQIFTSCLEKQNAKRLIPEEVKGELFRRSAGDARKLLGYLERILSATKEGEEIPIEKLGEILGDTLVIYDKNSESHYDIISAFIKSLRGSDPDAALFYLALMLEGGEDPLFIARRLVIFASEDVGNASVHALPLAVSTWQAVERVGMPEGRIPLGQCTTFLASAPKSNASYVAINEALAFVKSRNRSFQIPNHLRNAPTATHKKEGAGQGYQYPHEFPGHFLKERYFPDSFYPNPPKFYDPTNQGMEKNLKEQLERLWGDRY; this is encoded by the coding sequence TTGGATTCCCTCTTTTCCCATTCCAAACAGGTGCCACTTGCACATCTTGTGAGACCGAAAGACTGGTCAGAATTTGTGGGGCAGGCCAAAGTGGTTTCTGCCCTTCGTTCCATCACAAAACCCACCTCCATTTTGTTCTACGGTCCCCCTGGAACCGGAAAAACAACTCTTGCTTATTTACTTGCTGAATCCTGGAAATTAGAAAAACGGTATTTGAGTTGTGTGACAAGTGGTGTGAAAGAAGTACGAGAGGTATTGGAGGAAGGAAAACGTCTTGGAACCATTGTCCTTTTTTTGGATGAGATCCACCGATTCTCGTCTTCCCAACAAGATGCGCTTCTATCCGCTGTGGAAGAAGGGGAAATCATCCTCATTGCCGCCACCACAGAAAATCCCAGTTTCCGAGTGAACAAAGCACTTCTGTCTCGAATGCTTGTCTATCGGCTCACTACTCTCACCGAAGAAGAAGAAAACCAAATCTTTACCAGTTGTTTGGAAAAACAAAACGCAAAGAGGTTGATTCCAGAAGAAGTGAAAGGGGAACTCTTTCGAAGGAGTGCAGGAGATGCGAGAAAACTTTTGGGGTATTTGGAGCGCATCTTAAGTGCCACAAAAGAGGGCGAAGAAATTCCAATCGAGAAACTCGGTGAAATCCTGGGAGACACGCTCGTGATTTACGATAAAAACAGTGAGAGTCACTATGACATCATCTCTGCCTTTATCAAGAGTCTTCGAGGGAGTGACCCTGATGCCGCTTTGTTTTACTTGGCACTCATGCTCGAGGGTGGTGAAGACCCACTTTTTATTGCAAGACGGCTTGTGATTTTTGCCAGTGAGGACGTGGGAAATGCCAGTGTCCATGCGTTACCACTTGCCGTATCCACATGGCAGGCAGTGGAACGAGTCGGAATGCCAGAAGGAAGGATTCCTCTTGGACAATGCACAACCTTTCTGGCTTCTGCACCAAAGTCTAATGCGAGTTATGTGGCAATCAACGAAGCCTTAGCTTTTGTGAAGTCAAGGAATCGTTCCTTCCAAATTCCGAACCACTTGCGAAATGCTCCGACTGCCACCCACAAAAAAGAAGGAGCAGGACAGGGATACCAATACCCTCACGAGTTTCCTGGACATTTCCTAAAAGAACGCTATTTTCCTGATTCTTTTTATCCCAACCCACCCAAATTCTACGACCCTACCAACCAGGGAATGGAGAAAAATCTAAAGGAACAATTGGAACGATTGTGGGGCGATCGGTATTGA
- a CDS encoding Smr/MutS family protein yields MRTIYIRKLRFEEARIKLEKELHEAFMDGETYVEILHGIGEGVLRRMAIDYVTTSGFLKLVESDPMFRQNPGSTLVEILAPSKEYINRLKA; encoded by the coding sequence GTGCGTACCATCTACATCCGCAAACTCCGATTCGAAGAAGCTCGGATCAAACTCGAGAAGGAACTCCATGAAGCCTTTATGGATGGGGAAACCTATGTTGAGATTTTACATGGAATCGGAGAGGGCGTTTTACGTCGAATGGCGATTGACTATGTGACGACCAGCGGATTTTTGAAATTAGTGGAATCTGACCCAATGTTTCGCCAAAACCCAGGGAGCACACTCGTAGAGATTCTTGCTCCCTCTAAAGAATACATCAATCGACTGAAAGCATGA
- a CDS encoding YqaA family protein translates to MTKEQDTPINLKSLILQTMVSIVLVLAIVFGLAYFFRKELLGFSEHFVRIFGFLGLFFGMILSDSLPAFVPPDAFLVLAITGEMDPLKTILSMSVGSVIGGTIAYYIGLYLIPRFHLGRQMVLHYEDKLLPYIRKYGFGAVVLSALTPIPYSWMAYTVGTFKMPYRLFFLGSLFRFVRISVYYYAMYIGWITGG, encoded by the coding sequence ATGACAAAAGAACAAGACACTCCCATCAATCTGAAATCACTGATCTTGCAAACGATGGTATCGATTGTTTTAGTGCTCGCCATTGTCTTTGGTCTTGCTTACTTTTTTCGCAAGGAATTACTTGGGTTTAGCGAACATTTTGTACGAATTTTTGGATTCCTTGGTTTGTTTTTTGGAATGATCCTTTCCGATAGCCTTCCTGCCTTTGTACCACCAGATGCGTTTCTTGTGCTTGCCATCACAGGTGAGATGGATCCGTTAAAAACAATTCTCTCCATGTCCGTGGGAAGTGTGATTGGTGGAACTATTGCCTATTACATCGGTCTCTATCTCATTCCAAGATTCCATTTGGGACGCCAAATGGTTTTGCATTATGAAGATAAACTCCTTCCTTACATTCGTAAATATGGTTTTGGTGCCGTGGTTCTCAGTGCTCTCACACCCATTCCGTATTCTTGGATGGCATATACGGTTGGTACGTTTAAGATGCCTTACCGCTTGTTTTTTTTAGGTTCACTCTTTCGTTTTGTTCGCATCTCAGTTTATTATTATGCCATGTACATCGGTTGGATCACGGGAGGTTAA
- the pth gene encoding aminoacyl-tRNA hydrolase: MIHFLLVGLGNPGEKYKNTRHNIGFLILDALASSYGVSFKDVKKYAEATHIDEGDKIHLLKPLEYMNLSGKATQTLANLYKIPASQILVVQDEVDLPFGKIKNKIGGGTAGHNGLKDIVAKLGTQDFHRLRFGVGKPEKGGMEVADFVLQNFNAEEKSNLTTLIQESVTKIEDWIRTNRNLIKKGSNA; this comes from the coding sequence ATGATTCACTTCTTATTGGTTGGTTTAGGAAATCCTGGAGAAAAATATAAAAATACCCGTCATAACATTGGGTTTCTCATTTTGGATGCCCTCGCTTCTTCTTATGGAGTTTCCTTCAAAGATGTGAAAAAATATGCAGAAGCCACACACATTGATGAAGGTGATAAAATCCATTTATTAAAACCTTTGGAATACATGAACCTTTCGGGAAAGGCGACTCAAACTCTCGCTAATTTGTATAAAATTCCTGCCTCACAAATCCTCGTCGTGCAAGACGAAGTCGATTTACCCTTCGGCAAAATCAAAAACAAAATTGGAGGGGGCACCGCTGGTCACAATGGTCTAAAAGACATCGTGGCAAAACTGGGAACCCAAGACTTTCACCGGTTGCGATTTGGGGTAGGGAAACCTGAAAAAGGGGGAATGGAAGTGGCAGACTTTGTCTTGCAAAATTTTAATGCAGAAGAGAAATCAAACCTAACTACCCTCATCCAAGAATCGGTCACAAAAATTGAAGATTGGATTCGAACCAATCGAAACCTGATTAAAAAAGGTTCGAACGCCTAA
- a CDS encoding DUF2339 domain-containing protein — protein MEETETKEILSKIQSMERELFFLKEKVLSLSESKSGIQKKTLESPTPKAVTQETPSVSIEEGPNWFIQWIGQNLFVKLGVFSLILASIWFFYMAVEEYWINESVRIWIGILSSFPILWYGFKTRESRPYLSPSLLGLGIAVLFSAYYSGYVWYDLYGTETCFVGLILLSLTAVGISYAEKSEVLFGFASLGVFLSPILVSTGQNSYPFLFTYLLIWNLLFYWIRKEMEWKIIPLLILLANHLIFAAWADTDNHLEDAKVFFPLVFQLGVYLLFLLKEFQILKQTKEKNPILTLVTIGFTLGFGFLQSIWIFGIFYPTLKPFLLTLVLILFYAIYQRSLKDVTLTVESKKLYDIIGLFGLPFIISVIVMGMTGKVLAFSLISFAFVVTMAATYSRQMYMYLATFPVWFFALFYVFAFTYRTTSEIPFLNGRFLIFATGSLYLVLSYFYSRNFSSYAKLFLYAAYPYFLLGNFVEIHLGFPEEKRLFLYSICLIFYGLFTLVIGFQKQLQALKVAGFVSLSLVIAKFYLYDFWNLSLGYRILAGLFLGITLIVTGTFYNRLKKETT, from the coding sequence GTGGAAGAAACAGAAACAAAAGAAATTTTATCCAAAATCCAATCCATGGAGAGAGAACTCTTTTTCTTAAAAGAAAAAGTTCTCTCACTTTCAGAATCCAAATCTGGTATACAAAAGAAAACTTTAGAATCTCCTACGCCAAAAGCCGTTACCCAAGAGACTCCATCTGTTTCAATCGAAGAAGGCCCCAATTGGTTCATCCAATGGATCGGACAAAATCTATTTGTGAAACTCGGAGTTTTTTCTCTCATCCTTGCTTCCATCTGGTTTTTTTATATGGCAGTTGAGGAATATTGGATCAATGAATCCGTTCGGATTTGGATTGGGATTCTTTCTTCCTTCCCTATTTTATGGTATGGTTTTAAAACAAGAGAATCAAGACCGTATCTTTCCCCCAGTTTACTAGGACTTGGAATCGCGGTTTTATTTTCTGCGTATTATTCTGGTTATGTTTGGTATGATTTATATGGAACGGAGACTTGTTTTGTTGGCCTCATCCTTTTAAGCTTAACAGCCGTTGGAATTTCCTACGCAGAAAAAAGTGAAGTTCTTTTTGGTTTTGCCAGTTTAGGTGTATTTTTATCACCCATTCTTGTTTCCACGGGACAAAACTCGTATCCATTTTTATTCACTTACCTTCTCATCTGGAATCTTTTATTCTATTGGATTCGAAAAGAGATGGAATGGAAAATAATACCACTTCTCATTCTTTTGGCAAACCATCTGATTTTTGCAGCCTGGGCTGACACTGACAATCATCTAGAAGATGCAAAGGTGTTTTTTCCCCTAGTTTTCCAATTGGGTGTGTATCTTTTGTTCTTACTAAAAGAGTTCCAAATCCTAAAACAAACAAAAGAAAAAAATCCAATCCTTACGCTCGTCACCATTGGCTTCACGTTAGGTTTTGGATTTTTACAATCGATTTGGATCTTTGGAATCTTTTACCCTACACTCAAACCCTTTTTACTCACGCTTGTTCTCATTCTGTTTTATGCCATCTATCAAAGATCCCTTAAAGATGTAACTCTAACAGTGGAATCTAAGAAACTCTATGACATCATTGGACTCTTTGGTTTGCCATTCATCATCAGTGTGATTGTGATGGGAATGACAGGCAAAGTTTTGGCTTTTAGTCTCATCAGTTTTGCGTTTGTTGTAACGATGGCTGCCACCTATTCCAGGCAAATGTATATGTATTTGGCAACATTTCCTGTTTGGTTTTTTGCTTTGTTCTATGTATTTGCCTTCACCTATAGAACGACTAGCGAAATCCCGTTTCTAAATGGTCGATTTTTGATTTTTGCCACAGGTAGTTTGTATTTAGTATTATCTTACTTTTACAGCAGAAACTTTTCTTCCTACGCAAAACTCTTCTTATATGCCGCTTATCCTTATTTTTTACTGGGAAACTTTGTAGAAATTCACTTGGGATTTCCTGAAGAAAAACGACTTTTCCTATATTCCATTTGTTTGATTTTTTATGGACTCTTCACTCTTGTGATAGGATTCCAAAAACAATTACAAGCATTGAAAGTGGCTGGGTTTGTATCTCTTTCACTTGTTATCGCAAAATTCTATTTATACGATTTTTGGAATTTATCTTTGGGATATCGCATCCTTGCCGGATTATTCCTTGGAATCACACTCATTGTCACTGGAACATTTTATAACCGATTGAAAAAGGAAACCACATGA